One Cucurbita pepo subsp. pepo cultivar mu-cu-16 chromosome LG11, ASM280686v2, whole genome shotgun sequence DNA window includes the following coding sequences:
- the LOC111805983 gene encoding uncharacterized protein LOC111805983 produces the protein MAPNRLETKVEVQKPSRLSMEGLQRTISDISSELTKTGLTEAKPLPRISEVEAATCECCGLSEECTAEYINRVRGEFMGKMICGLCAEAVNEEMNKRGWKKEESLKEHMNACAKFNRFGRVYPVLYQAEAIKEILKKSSTRGKSISPRETPAGHRNGRIGRTSSCIPAITRDVCDPTLVK, from the exons ATGGCTCCCAACAGATTAGAAACAAAAGTAGAAGTGCAAAAGCCATCAAGGCTATCAATGGAGGGTCTCCAACGAACCATATCCGACATCTCCTCCGAGCTCACAAAAACAGGTCTTACAGAAGCCAAGCCACTACCACGGATCTCCGAAGTAGAGGCTGCGACCTGCGAGTGCTGCGGCCTCTCCGAGGAGTGCACGGCGGAGTACATCAACCGTGTTCGAGGCGAGTTCATGGGGAAGATGATTTGCGGCCTCTGCGCCGAGGCCGTAAACGAGGAGATGAACAAG AGGGGTTGGAAAAAGGAGGAGTCTTTGAAGGAGCACATGAACGCTTGTGCCAAGTTCAATAGGTTCGGGAGGGTATATCCCGTGCTGTATCAAGCCGAAGCCATTAAAGAGATTCTCAAGAAAAGCTCCACCCGAGGGAAGTCGATCAGCCCTAGAGAAACCCCCGCCGGTCACCGCAACGGTAGAATTGGCCGGACCTCTAGTTGTATTCCGGCTATAACCAGAGATGTCTGTGATCCAACCCTCGTCAAAtga